The Oncorhynchus mykiss isolate Arlee chromosome 5, USDA_OmykA_1.1, whole genome shotgun sequence DNA window ggccgggcgcagtgcacggtaaccaaggtcgccagatgcacggtgtttcctccgacacattggtgcggctggcttccgggttggatgcgcgctgtgttaagaagcagtgcggcttggttgggttgtatattggaggacgcatgactttcaaccttcgtctctcctgagcccgtacgggagttgtagctatgagacaagatagtagctactaaacaattggataccacgaaattggggagaaaaaggggtaaaattaaaaaaagaacactgttactgtcagggccTATTACGTTAGCTGGCGGgattatttagttagttttcACAAATACGCAAAAAGCAAGACAGTTGGTGCAGAGCTATCATTCAGGCTATGTGCTTGCATTCATGATTAGATAAGTTGCTAACATTAGTGAGCTAGCTAAATTAGAATGTGTGCGTAAAACCAGTACGGCAAGCATTTGCCTGCATAAACGTTTTCAGTCATCGGTGCATGACATTTGCAGTTTAACTCTATAGCCAATTCCTTTTGTATTGAATTACGGTGTAATGTACATTTGGTTTCTGTAAGGAAACACTGTCGTAATGAACAGCTAGCTTGCGTTTGATCTAACATACTCTCACTGCTAGGTTGCCATAAAGTGTGTTACTTTTGACCTTTGTAAACACTAGTAAATCTACTCAAGACACCTAGTTACGAACGGCATGTTACTGCATTTCAAATGTACATTTATTCATCCAGCCACCCCTTGTGGTGGTTTAGCACAAACACTTCTGCATACTTCTTATCCACTGCCATAGATGCACATCTTTTAAGTTGTACCTAAGGTAAACTAAACATGTTTAACTATCGTATTTAGAGGTGAATATCCTGTAAACCACAAATAAAATATTCTTAAATCATTTGTAATTTAGTTAAGAAATCAGAGTCTGTTAATCCTTTGGAGCACAAtgtgtaaaaaatgttttatgctTTTCTCCACCTctttcataaaaaataaaatacttttttttaaatggcagaTAGTCACTAATTGTGACTTGCTTCCCTAAAATCAGTATCAGCTTCACTAAAAACggttaaaaaattaaataattaaaaatCACATCTTTCAGGCTCGAAGagtgatatcatgattatttgaaTAAATCCAGTGCAGATTTGTTTTCCTAAACTCTGCAATTTACATGAACGCTACAGAAACAAAGGTCTCTGGCTGGTGGCACTGgcattaaagggtaactacacccaaaATGTAATCTATATCATATTTTACCTAGACATCAAAAGTGGTCTCGTgaagtggtttaagcattgttgtggactaaAACAAACCTgtgtgattttgagagtgaaaatctGAAAAAAACTAAACGGAATCAGGCAAAAAAATATACAACTGATTTTATAAagtccctagtgtgtgtgtgtgtacccacctTGATGATGACCCTCTGGTCGGTCTGCTCGTCCAGGATGCTGTCTGTGGGGTAGGACTCTATCTGCTGGCGGATGGCTGAGGCAATGGCCGGGACGAAGGCCAGTGGGTTCAGGTCCAGGTCGTCACACAGGATCTCTGCAAACATCTCCGGGGTCATCAGCTTCTCTGGAGGAGCGGGAGAGGATGGTGGAAGAGTGAAGGGTTGAGTCTCAATAGGCTAAAGAGGCTTCCTCATCTACTTTCCTACATTTGGAGAGTTCAGGGGTGAATCTCAATACTCTATGAAAAGGCTTTCTGTGTGTATGTTCATGCATCTTCAGATCAGTGTACATAAAACAAAGGGTTCACAAGGATAGGAAGGAAGCCCCAGCTTTAATATTtcagcttccatcaatgtaattgtctcaacgtcaacagtgaagaggagactccgggatgctggtgttctaggcagagttcctctgtccagtgtctgtgttcttttgcccatcctaatctttttattggccagtccgagttctggcttttttttttttgcaactctgcatagaaggccagcatcccagagtcgcctcttcactgttgacgttgagactggtgtttgcgggtactatttaatgaagctgccagttgaggacttgtgaggcatatgtttctcaaattagacactaatatacttgtcctcttgcttctTTAAAATCAGCACAACCATTTTAGCTGTGCTaagataattgcaaaagggttttctaatgatcaattagccttttaaaattatcaacttggattagctaacacaaagtgccattggaacacaggagtgacggttgctgataatgggcctctgtacgcctatgcagatattccataaaaaatctgccgtttccagctacaatagtcatttacaacattaacaatgtctacactgtatttctgatcaatttgatgttattttaaatggataaaatgtacttttctttcaaaaacaaggacatttctaagtgtaaactctccttccagactcataccaaacatctccaatccaaaatcaaatctagaatcggtttctatttcgcaacaaagcctccttcactcacgccaccaaacttaccctcgtaaaactgactatcctaccgatcctcgactttggcaatgtcatctacaaaatagcttccaatactctactcagcaaattggatgcagtcatcacagtgccatccgttttgttaccaaagcgccttataccacccaccactgcgacctgtatgctctagtcggctggccctcgctacatattcgtcgccagacccactggctccaggtcatctacaagtctatgctaggtaaagctccgccttaacTCAGcacactggtcacgataacaacacccacccgtagcacgtgctccagcaggtatatctcactggtcatccccaaagccaacacctacctcctttggccgcctttccttccagttctctgctgccagtgactggaacaaattgcaaaaattgcagaagctggagacttacatttccctcactaactttaaacatcagctatctgagcagctaaccgatcgctgtacatagtccatctgtaaatagcccacccaatcaacctacctcatccccatattgttttttatttactttgctgctcttttgtacaccagtatcactacgtacacaccatcatcatcatctgctcatctatcactccagtgttaatctggtgaattgtaattactttgctactatggcctatttattgccatacctcctcaTTCCATTTGCAAACTGTATATAGAGActcttttctattgtgttgactgtatgcttgtttattccatctcTCTCGCAACCCCTGCTCACAGACGTACATTGGTTCTGGGATACACAACCGTTTCCTTTCTTACTCACTTAATGCCACACTTTtcccaaacacaaaaacacacctttcatcacaatacatccacacatactgtgcctTATGTCTCTTGTTTGTTATGCTTATCTCTACCATGTTGAGTACTTGTGTTCAAATTCGTTATATTTTGCTATTTATCCTTTCTTCTAATAGCATCTTattcatttttaaaatataaagTTCAATAATTATTTTACTACATTCCCTATCTTGAATGGtagtgtagttgtagtttatTTAACAATTACTTAATTGTAATTGCTTTTCtatcaatttttttatttattacaatccctaccatggctAGTATTTGGTGTTCCATTATTCGACTCTATGAGAACGTTGTAATTTTTTGAATAGCCATGGGGTAGTCTTTGTGTCTCGGAACATTTGGTTGTCAATAAATTGTATATTGACTACGAGAGCTACATGCTTCCCTTTTAATCTATTCTCAGGAACTTCTTCTCTTTCTTGAATACCAGTACGTACTAGATTCTCTCATAGATCTAGTCTGTAAGTCAAGTAACGCTTCCCTCAGAAAGATTTTCCTTTTTAAGTTCATTAACGTCCGTTTCTCCCACTTCTATCGTAAGCCACTAGATTAATGAGATGCATTCAGTGTGGCTCTCTTTTGAGGCCGGTTCTGTTACAGGCAACGATTCTACAGCCTTTTAGGTTGTTTTCAGAATAACACCCTTAACTAGACTTTGTTGCTCTAAAGCAGTCTTTATTCCCGGCGGATGGAGAGTGGCGCAGTACCATTCATGTTCCAGGTGAACGCATCTCTGAGCTTCTGCCCATCAATCTCCATGTCCAGACGGATGGGAACCAGCACCTCGGCCTGAGACGCGTTCTCGTGGATCACCGCCGGGTCGTGGTCGTCAAAGCTTTGCAGAGGGAAGAAGACAAGGTGTTAGATTAAACTACAATCTACAAAACGTTAGTACGGCATTTCTTGGCATTCCACAGTCATTGGAGACCTCATTAAAGACATTTATCGTGAATAGCAGGCTCTAAAATCTACTGCTAATTTAGCTTTTACTCACTTCCAGCAGGTCATTGCTAGCAAAAGATTAATCCAATCAGCGTCATTGTACACCGGTGGCCATATTTGATACACCATTGGGAATGATGAATTGATGCTTATCATATGGGaattctttgtctctctgtcagcATTCTACTAGCCTGGTGGTCTAGTCTGTTTGTACATTAGCCAACTTCTTTCTGTGTTTGTTCATTTGTcatgctaaccatatgtatggcTTGACAACAATAGAAGAGTTGGCTCCACACAAAGAATTGGCCAGGGTAGTAGTCTACGCATTCTAGTAAAGTCTTTAAAGTtctgtgttggaccccaggaatatTAGCAGACTTCATCTAATGTGGACCCTAATAAAATGatcaattataaactgggtggttcaagccctgaattcTGTTTggttgacagccgtggtatatcagaccgtataccacaggtatgacaaaacatgtatttttactgctctaattacgttggtaaccagattataatagtaataaggcacgtcagaggtttgtggtatatggccaatatactccggctaagggttgtatccaggcactccgctttgcatcatgcgtaagaacagcccttagccatggtatattggtcatatacacccTCGTGTCTTATTGCTTAATTCAACAATGGAAAATTTGATTGTCCTGCCCAATTGGGTAGACTGTGAAAGATTCAGGGATCTGTCTGCTCTACTGATTTGTAGACTGTATTTCCCAGACTAGATGTCCATCAACACTAACATTCAGAGTGCAGCATGCACAACATGCACTGTTCAACAGATCACATCTGTgccagagaaaggagagatgttCACTAGAGAAGCCACAAGATGGGTCTCACCAAAACCACAGCAAAAGGAGCAATGCTTTGAGCCAGACATGCTTACATTGTTTTCAAGGTcttgaaaaaaaaaagatgtgAATTCTAGCATTGTATAGGCCTTTTGGAGACTGTGTCAACTGTTGACAACCTATCTGGGAAAGTGATACTAGGTCTACATTCTTTTAAAAAGGATTCAAAACCCACAGAAGTGGTAGACCTCCGAAGTAAACAAGTGTTGTTTATTATCCCACCCGGTTGCCTTAGCAACTTAGGCTATACAAGGTGAAAAGAATAAATCACTGTTTATTCACCCAGTTTGCATCACTCTTTGTTTGTTCAAATAATTTTGTTATTTAGGCCTACATTTCACAAGTTAAGGGTGTCCTATTACAAAACGAACTTTTCTACCATCAGATAAACAAGAGCCTAACATAATTGAGTATGTACTTCCCTATTTATTATCTAAACCGTAGTTACAAATGCAAACAGCAACTAAACAAAGATGGCTGCCTTGAAATTCGGACATGAAAACAAGAACTACGGCCAGAGACCCTGCCTGTTGAAAACATGGCAACGGCACTTAAAAGCCTCCATCTTTCAAGGTCAGCAAAAAGTGCCCCTGTATAAACAGATGTGTTTTGATAAGTTCCAGTCACACAATGAAATGCTTGTGTGATCTAGACAAGTGGGCTGTGGgacatgggagagagggagggatgtttTCATAGACGGTCATGTCAGGACAGGAGATAGCGGTTGCTTTCTGGAAAACCATCGGAAAAGCAGCTGATGATGAACGAGCAACTCTACGGAATGTAAAAACCAGAGGAGTCCCAGTGACCCTGGATGACCTCTGTCTCAGACTGCATCTCCTGAACCCCAAATAGCTTGAGAGCAGGAGGTTGATAGAGTGCGACTGAACCATCCCTTACATTTTCCCACACTCTGATGGTTCCCCATAATGACTATGGCTATGCAGTCATCCATTCACTGATGAGAGCCGTTGAGCAAGCAGATCTGAGATTCATCATCTCGTGTGGACATATCGGGACTTTTCTGAAGGCTTATTTTCACAAGGGAAATGTAGAAATGACCTTGCAGTGGTCAATGAGAAAAAGAGTAGAAAGACAGTTCCAAGTGTCAGAGCCTAACCTGGCCTGAAATGCAGCAATGTTTCTCAATTTGGAAGACAAGATGCATTAAGACTATAAAACAACTTTTTGATCTAACTATTTTTTTAACACATCAAAAACTAACTAAAAATAAGAAATGGACACATCTTAAAATGATGTTACATAATTATGAACACAAATTTATTGATGTGAAAGTTggactgtatttttttttacatatatatatatatatatatatatatatatatatatatatatatatatatatatatatatataattttaaaatgTGAAAAACAAAGATTATAAAAAATAAAGGGCACGCCTATATAAATGGCACACAAgcaatcaaagtttatttgtggcTGTATTTATATGAATACATCCACAAACACTGGCCAATGTGGGTGGGCTTTCCTCACCACAGGGGGAAGGTCCTCTTCTTGTCGCGGCCCATGCGGTTGCGGTTGATGGTGGTGGAGCAGGGAACAGCGTCCAGGTGGTGGGAGCTGTTGGGCAGTGTGGGGACCCACTGGCTGTTCCTCTTCCCCTTCTGCTCCCTGAGATGGACAGAGAAGTAGGGACTTTTGAAAATACAATACTGTGACCAATGAAACCCATTTTGGTTTGTTCACACGCCAAGGTGCCTGTAGGTAGCTTGAAAAGGCACATTTTGCATACATACTCCCAAAATTTGGTAGCCAATATTGTCATGCACTAAATGTTTTGCAGGACTCTTATGcaataggggtggcaggtagcctagtggttagagctttgggccagtaggTTTCTAGATCATATCccaaagctgacaaggtaaaaatctgttattctgcccctgaacaaggcagttaacccactgtaccttggccatcattgtaaataagaagttgttcttaactgacttgcctagttaaataatggttaaataaatacaaaaaaaatcctCCCATccagctcagttggtagagcatggtgcttgcaacaccagggttgtggattCTATTCcaacaggggaccagtatgaaaggtatgaaaatgtatccactcactagtgtaagttgctctggataagagtgtctgctaaatgactaaaatgtaaaatatgtaaaTGCAGATAACAAGGAGGCATCACCTGAGGTAGGCCGGTGGTTCTGTGCTGATGGAAACAGCTTTGTACTTCTCATCGTTCCCCTCGAAAATCTCTTCACATTCGGAGGCCTTCAGCAGAGTCACACTTGTGGCTAAAAGTTATGTAACCATGTGTTGTGTTAATACTTTTTGCACCAACTCACTTTACCCCTACCGAGAAGTACATAGCAACATCAATTACCTACTACCCCTggacatcgactcggtactggtactccctgtatatagccatgttattttttactcttTATTGTTATTTACCGTGTAATTACTCATCGTGTCattatttctaaaaaaaaaaaataatctttaactctgcattgttatatataaaaaaatatacaaataagtgagcagttagtctacacctgtttgtgAAACGTGGCAAAAAGATTATGCTAACGTTACTTGCTCTGTGCGAATGACAATAAAATAGCTATTTCTGACAAGAGCGTATCACTCACCGTGCGATGATGCTACaattttcttcctctcctctactgaGGCTAACCTCCTCGAGAGTGATGGGTACCTTTTATACAGGGAGCCCCTGAACATACGCAGGTAGTTTCCAACCTGAGAGCAAGGAAGAGAGTCAGCTATGCTGTACTTACTAGTAGAGTATAGGGCCCCAGACAGTCCAGAAACAATTCGAAGCCCTTACACGTCATGTAGCCAAGTAGTGACTGAGCACATA harbors:
- the smarcb1b gene encoding SWI/SNF-related matrix-associated actin-dependent regulator of chromatin subfamily B member 1-A isoform X1; translated protein: MALSKTFGQKPIKFQLEQDGDFYMVGSEVGNYLRMFRGSLYKRYPSLSRRLASVEERKKIVASSHATSVTLLKASECEEIFEGNDEKYKAVSISTEPPAYLREQKGKRNSQWVPTLPNSSHHLDAVPCSTTINRNRMGRDKKRTFPLCFDDHDPAVIHENASQAEVLVPIRLDMEIDGQKLRDAFTWNMNEKLMTPEMFAEILCDDLDLNPLAFVPAIASAIRQQIESYPTDSILDEQTDQRVIIKLNIHVGNISLVDQFEWDMSERENSPETFALKLCSELGLGGEFVTTIAYSIRGQLSWHQRTYAFRSDFSENPLPTVEIAIRNTGDADTWCPLLETLTDAEMEKKIRDQDRNTRRMRRLANTAPAW
- the smarcb1b gene encoding SWI/SNF-related matrix-associated actin-dependent regulator of chromatin subfamily B member 1-A isoform X2, whose translation is MALSKTFGQKPIKFQLEQDGDFYMVGSEVGNYLRMFRGSLYKRYPSLSRRLASVEERKKIVASSHATSVTLLKASECEEIFEGNDEKYKAVSISTEPPAYLREQKGKRNSQWVPTLPNSSHHLDAVPCSTTINRNRMGRDKKRTFPLCFDDHDPAVIHENASQAEVLVPIRLDMEIDGQKLRDAFTWNMNEKLMTPEMFAEILCDDLDLNPLAFVPAIASAIRQQIESYPTDSILDEQTDQRVIIKLNIHVGNISLVDQFEWDMSERENSPETFALKLCSELGLGGEFVTTIAYSIRGQLSWHQRTYAFSENPLPTVEIAIRNTGDADTWCPLLETLTDAEMEKKIRDQDRNTRRMRRLANTAPAW